The genomic segment TGTCATAGGCGACACGGTTCTTGTCTATCGGGGGCCTGAGCAGGCTTTCCTTCTTTCGGTCCTGGCGCGCAAGGCATCTGTGGTTGCCGAAGTGAGCGTCCCCGATGCCAAGGACATTGCCCTAAAAGCAAACGGCAAACTCGCACTTTCAGCCCCGGACATTAACGTCAGTGCACGCCGGATGCATGTCATTGCCGATACCGTCACACAAACGGGCAAACAGCTGATCAACAACTTCAGCCGTGCGTTCGAAACCTGCGTCGACAAGATCCTGAATGCGCGAACGGTAACCACGACAGCTCAAAGCCGCAGCAGCGCGATCAAGGAAACGGAGACGCTGAAAGCGGGAATCCTGGTACAGAACATCGACGGTGTCGCAACCCAGAACAGCGATATTTCCATGATCACCGCGGAAGAAGACGTGCGCCTTGATGCGAAGCGCGTCAGCGTCGGGTGACGGGAAGTATCATGCTGTTGGTAGATGACAGGTTGAAAGCGGCACGCGATCATGCAGCAGCCGGCAGGCACGACAACGCGGTGCTTCTGTTCGAAAGCGTGCTGGATGTCGCACCTGGAAACGTCGAAGCGCTTTCCGGATTGGTAGAAGCGCGCCTGGCGGGCGGCGACCTGGAAGCGGCGCAAGCACTCCTTTTGAAAGGGGCTTCACTGAGCGGGCAGGATCCGGGCCTTCTGACCCTTGCAGCAAAAGTTGGTCTCCTTTCCGGGGATGAGACAGAGGCGGAACGCCTGGTCGACCATGCACTGGCACTTGACCCGTTTCACATTCAGGCTGTGCTGCTGAAGTCTGAACGTCTTGCCAGCCAGGGCAGGGTGTTCGAGGTCGAGGATTTGCTCAACAAGGTGCGTGCGCGCACGCAGGATCCGCAGATACTGGCGGGCATCGCAAACCTTTATTTCAAACACGGCCTTTTCGGACCTGCTTTGCTCCTTGCGCAGGAAGCGCACGACCTTTCGCCGCTGGATGCGCCTGCCAATGCGCTTGTTGGGCGCATTCTGACCGCTTTGGGTGACCATGCGAAAGCCACGCCCTTTCTGGAAACAGCACATTTGCAGGACCCGTCCAATCTGGAGCACCTGATCGGCTTGGCAGACAACAGTGCGGCAACAGGTTTGCTGTCAGAGGCCAGGCGCATCGCAAACCGGGCCATCGCACTCTACCCGACCGCAATGCCAGCATGGCTCTGTCAGATCAGCATAAGGGCAAAACTTGGCGAGGCTGCCGATGCGCTGAAGGAATTTGCGCCTGTTGCAAAAGCGGCCGAAAACCGCGTCGATGCCATACTGACGCTGGGAGCCGCCTATCGGCTGGCAGGCCAGCCGGCGAAGACGATGCAACTGTTGGAACCGCTGCTCAACGGTGGGGAGCCACTCGAACCTGCCGTCAGGGCGCGCCTCGTCAATCTTCTGCACGACGCGTATCTGTCGGCTGGCGAGCTTGAAAAAGTGCCGCCCATCCTGAGCGAAACCGTTGGCACCTGCTTGGGTATCTCCGTCGCAGAGAGTATCGATCATGAGACCTTGAGGGATCGGCTCGATAAAACCGCGATGGTGATCGATCCAGGGCTAAACACTCTTGAATTCATGGTCATGGCAAGGTTCATCGGCAAGACTGCGCGCGGCTTTGATACACCGGTTGTTGGGCCGTCCGGCCTGGCGCAATTGGCGGGCCTCCTGGGCTATCGGAACTATTTGGCAAACGACACGAGCGAAGAACACGGCGCGAAGACAGCGTTTTCGCATGCCGTGCCCGTTTCGCGTCTTCTTGGGGTGCCGGCGGTGATCCGCGGTGGTCTGCACTCGGAACCGTATTTGCCCGCTCTCGAACAGGATCTTCACAAATGGCGGCGCGCCCTTGAGGAGTTTCCACGGCCGTGGATCGGGATTTCGTGGAACGAAACACCGACAGGCCTGGCATTGGATCCCCTGTTGAAGGCTCTTCCGACGACGCCCGGGACACTGGTCAGCACGATCTGGGATCAAGGCAGGTCACAGCTTCAGGGGCATTCCGGCATCATAGATGCGGGCAAGCACTTTCAGAACCTGGATGATCTTGCTGCCTTGCTGCAGGTGCTGGACGTTGTCGTCGGGCCCGACGGACTTGTCCTGCATGCGGCTGGAGCCGCCGGAACACCGGGGCTTGCCCTGGTCGAACATATCGCGCCCTGGTACTGGCATGCGGAAGACGGAAAGAGCATCTGGTATCCGAGCATCGATGTTATTCGCGCTCCGCGGACTGAGCATTGGTCGCTGGTCATGCCAATGGTGGCTCAGCAGATAAAATCCGGAATGACGCCGCATCTCTAACCGGTGCGAGCATTCAAGTGACATCGCGTTTGATGGATTCCTGATTGATTTTCGCGTCCTCCCGACACGCCAAACCGGTACTCTCTACCGAGTGTTGGCGTAGAGGAGGAATGTCTATGGATCAGCATGTCATACCGGACGGATTTTTTGACGCGCAAAGCTGTCGTCTCGATGATTTTAAAAGACTTGTCAGCCAGCGCCTATCGGATGGCTCTGTGCCCTACGCGGATCGCGTTGAAACCAATATCCCCATATATGACGTCGCGGCGATAGAGCACATGCTCGCCGCTGAGGAGGGGCGTCGGCGGCTCATGGCCGAGTGGGCACGCGTGCTCAAGGATGGATCAGGCGTTCTGGTGCTTTCAGGAGCTTATTCAGACACTACGCCTCTCGACAAGGCTGCGGCCGTTTTCCAGCAAATCATTATGGAAGAGAAGAATGCAGCGGGAGGGGGTGCGGATCACTTCGCGGCCGCAGGCGCGAATGATCGCGTTTGGAATTCGCTCCAAAAACTCTGCCTCAGAGAACCTGATGTCTTCGCAGCCTGCTTCTCCAATCTCGCAGTGGACGCCGTTTGTGAAGCCTGGCTCGGGCCGAATTATCAGATGACGTCGCAGGTCAACCTTGTCAGGCCGGGCGGTGCGGCGCAACGGGCGCACCGGGACTATCATCTTGGTTTCCAGACTGCAGAAACGTGCGCCGGCTATCCTGCCCATGTGCATGACTTGTCTCCGGTCATGACGCTGCAAGGTGCCATTGCGCACACTGACATGCCAGTGGAAAGCGGCCCGACAAAACTGTTGCCGTTTTCGCAATTATACAGGCCCGGCTACATGGCCTATCGGCAGGCGGAGTTCAGTGATTTCTTTGAAACAGCCTGCGTGCAGCTCCCCTTGCGCAAGGGCGACGCACTTTTCTTCAATCCTGCACTTTTTCATGCTGCGGGGGAAAACAGGAGCAGCGGAATTCAGCGTCTTGCCAATCTTCTACAGGTGTCGTCCGCGTTCTGTCGTGCAATGGAAACTTTGGACAGAAAAGCCATGTGCAACGCGCTTTATCCGGTGTTGCTGAAAAAACGCCAGGCAGGCACATGGTCATCGGCCCTTATCGAAGCAGCGGTCTCAGCATGCGCCGAGGGCTATTCGTTCCCGACCAATCTGGATACGGATCCGCCGATCGGTGGCCTGGCACCGGAAACGCAGAAGCAACTGTTTCTAAGATCTCTCGAAGAAAGGTGCTCCAAGGAAGACTTTGCAAAGGCTCTGGAAGCGCAGGAACGGCGCCGGTCTGCCTGACCTCTTACTCGGCGGACGCATAGCCGTTGCCGATGATTTCGCGGATGAGCTTGCGCTTCATTGCGCGTGCGTAATCGTCGTAGTCTTCAGCGATCTCGATAAAGGCGCCCGGGCCACTGATGACATGTTGCCGGTAGTACTGGATCGGCGAGGCATCTTCGCCGGCGATAACCAGCCCATTGACCGTAACACCCTCGAAATCAAAGGCCTTGTAAGCACTCGAAGGTGGGTATCCATCGTTGTTGATGCCGTCTCCCGCAACATCGATTACCTTGCGCGTGCAGTTTTCCGGCGCCCGGCTCATCTGGATGGAGGCATAGCTCAGGGCGTAGCCAATTGCGGTTGGAAAACCTATGAAGCCACGGCGTGCCTTTCGCAACGCATTGGCAGCCTTTTCCGCGCTTTCCGCATCTTCCAGATATTGCCAGGCAAACTGGAGAAAATGTTGCCTCTGTCCGCTCCATTCAAAACTCATGACCCAGATGCCGCCGACCGCTTCGATTGCCGCAACGACCTCCGGATCACTGAGCGCATCTGCCAGCCCGTTGAGTTGAAGATCGTGTTCGAGATGATCGACGCTCGACGAACCATCCATAGCCAGGACAAGCGACAGAGAACACGCTGCTGCAGGCTGGGGGAACAAAGCGGTCAGTGCCAGGATCAGCCCGGAGGTGCAACAAGCCCATTTCGTCACGCAAGGTGCAAGGCAAGGTGCACTTTTCTTGAGATGCTGAAAGAACGGCCCGAACATCGAGCGAGCTTACCAGCTCGCTCAATAGCGGCAAAGACACACTGGCGTTAGTAACCTTGTGAAACTGAATCTAAATGCCCGGTTCAGCTTGCGTTCAGGAAAAATTGATTACACCTTGCACCAGTCGCCAGGGTTTGAAACGCTTAATACTGTTCGGTATTTCGCACCACAAGATCATAACAACTCTGGCAAGGTGATAAACAATCGGAACAGGCAACGTGAAAAAGATCTTCGCCTTTTTGCTTTTGACTTTTGCAGCGGTTCTGCCCGCCGAAGCAGCATGCCTGTCCCAGTCCCAGGCACGGCAGGTCGTGGCCAGTGGCAAGGCCGCACCACTGGGTTCGGTTGCCGGCCGCGCCGGAGGGGAAATCGTCAAGGCCCAGCTCTGCCAGCAGGGCGGCGGTTACGTCTATGTCCTCTCGGTGCTCAAGGGTGGCAAGGTGACGAAAGTCACAGTCAATGCCAGCCGGTAGCTGCTATCAACACTGCCATCTTTGGCCGTCTGCCCAAAAAGCTGCGTTATGTCCGATCAATTAAAAAGTTGGTTCTCATGCGAATACTCGTCGTAGAAGATGATTCAGACCTGAACCGTCAGCTCGTTTCCGCGCTGGAAGAAGCCGGTTATGTCGTCGACAGTGCGAGCGATGGCGAGGATGGGCATTTTCTGGGCGATACGGAACCATATGATGCGGTGGTGCTGGATCTCGGCTTGCCGACGCTGGACGGTCTTTCGGTTCTGGAGAACTGGCGACGGGATGGGCGGACCATGCCTGTCCTGATTTTGACGGCAAGGGACCGCTGGTCCGACAAGGTCGCAGGCATTGACGCCGGAGCGGATGACTACGTCGCCAAACCTTTTCACATGGAGGAAGTCCTTGCACGTGTGCGCGCGCTCGTACGCCGCGCCGCAGGGCATGCCTCCAACGAATTGACCTGCGGTTCTGTCCGGCTGGATCTCCGGGCAGGGCGGGTCACGGTTGACGGCAATCCGATCAAACTCACCTCGCACGAATACCGCCTCTTGTCCTACCTGTTGCATCACCAGGGCAAGGTGATTTCGCGCACCGAATTGACCGAACATCTCTACGATCAGGACTTTGACAGGGATTCCAACACGGTCGAGGTTTTCGTCGGCAGATTGCGCAAGAAAATAGGTTCCGACATGATCGAAACCATCAGAGGTCTCGGTTACCGCCTCGGAGAGGCCAGTGACGACTGAACCGGACGCACCTGCCGGAGGAAAGTCATCAGGCAAGCCACAGAGATCGCTTGCAACACGGCTGGTGTTTGTCGCGGCGCTCTGGTCGACGATCGCACTTGCGCTGGCTGGCGTATTCCTTGTCAGCCTCTATCAGAGCGCAAGTGAACGCGCGTTCGACGCGCAACTCGAAATCCATATCAAGGCGCTCATTTCCGAAATGATCGAAACCGGGCCGAATGCCGACGCCGATGCGGCCTTTCAGGCCGTCAGGGCGCCGGCCTACCGGGGAGACCCGCGATTTTCGCTGCCGCTTTCCGGCTGGTACTGGACAGTGCGCCGCGCCAGCAGTCCAAGCATATTGTATGCCTCCGAATCGCTGGTCGGCGATCCGCTGAATGCGCCACCAATCGCGGATCAGGAGAGCAGCGCTGGATTTATTGCCGGCCCGACCGAGGACGAAGTGCGCGTTCTTCAGCAACGGATTTCGATTGGCGAAGAGCCTTACGTGATAGCGGTCGGCGCGGCGACAGCGGGTTTTTGGGCAGATATTGCCGAGTTTTCGCGAATGGTGACGTTGACGCTCTGCATCGTCGGCGTTGGCTTGATATTGGCGATTTTCCTCCAGGTCAGGTTCGGTCTCAAGCCGCTCACGAGGTTACGGGCATCCCTTTCCGCGGTTCGCCTTGGCGAAGCTGAGCGGATTGATGAAGCTCTGCCTGGTGAGATTGCTCCGCTTGCCGTTGAGTTGAATGCACTGATCGTCTCCAACAAGGAAATTGTGGAGAGAGCCCGCACGCATGTCGGCAACCTTGCACACGGACTGAAGACACCTCTGTCAGTCATTTCAAATGAGGCGCGTGCGTCCGAAGGCCAATTGGCGGAGAAAGTGGCCGAGCAGTCGGAAATCATGTCCACACAGATCCAGCATCATCTTGAACGGGCGCGGATGGCCGCGCAGCGCAGGGTGATCGGTGTGTCATGTGAGACAGAACCGATTCTTGCCCGGTTGATTCGCGCGATGGGAAAAATCTATCAGGACAAGGGAATCAGGGTGGATTTCGATCAGACAGGCGAACTGCGCTTTCGCGGTGAAAGTCAGGATCTGGAGGAAATGAGCGGGAACCTGATCGATAATGCCTGCAAATGGGCCTCATCGCGCGTCGCCGTGGCGGTTGTGCGAAAAAGTGACCAGGCAACCAATCGTGAAATGCTTGCGCTCACAGTCGAAGATGACGGTCCGGGCCTGTCACCGGAACAGCGCGCAGAAGCGGTTAAACGCGGCCGGCGTCTTGATGAAACTGTGCCGGGTACGGGTCTTGGGCTCTCGATTGTTGCCGATCTGGCTGCGCTTTATGGCGGGACGCTCCAACTGGAAAGTTCGGCTCTCGGAGGTTTGAAAGCGACGCTGGTGCTGCCGGCCCTGACAGCTGAATAGGGGATTGCCGGCACAATTGGCGCGACCAGTACCGGCCGGGTATGTTACTCTGGAGCGGAGAGAGCAAGGAAAAGACGTTCCCTCGGCCAAGTTCGGCCACAAATTGAAAATATCACTGCTTCGTCTTCGGGTTTCACCCGGTTTTCATGCCTACGGGAGCTTCCAAGCATGCGCTTGCGGAACGCCACATGTGTTGCCCTTGCCACTCTTCTGGCGGGATGTTCGCTGACATCCGGGAACACGAGCTCCACTGGTGTCGGGTCGTTCTTCGGTGATCCCAGTGCGAATGTTGCGGGCTCGGAGGCGAATACGGCGATATCCGTTCTCGTGAACAATGAATTTGGAGATGCGCTTGATCCGACGGATCGCCGCGCAGCCGAAGACGCGCAAACCCGTGCGTTGCGTGCACGAGGTGTCGGTGTTTCGGTCGGCTGGCAGAATGACCGGACCGGACGCAGCGGTCAGGTCCGTCCAGGGCCGATCTACACGGTCAACGAAACGAAGTGCCGCGAGTTTACCCATGAAATGGTTCTGCGTGGTCAAACGTTGCAGGCGCGTGGAACGGCATGCGAGTCAGGCCGCGGTGAATGGCTTGTGATCGGCTAGTCGTCGCTTTTACAAAGTCTTTGAAGGCACTGAATTTATTCTCAACAATTGCTTAATGCTTGTGCGGGTATCATCTGTCGAATCTGCATCGCGATTCTGACCCGCTGAATGACATATTCGAACGAGCTTGAGAGCAAAATTAAGACCTACCTGAGCAGTCTCAGTCCGAACGCGGTTGAGGCTTTGGTCAAGAAATTGGAAAAGTCTCAAGGGCAGAAAAGCGCAGACCCGCATCTCAATCTGATTCTCACTGCTGCGGTAGCTCTGGTCCGCAAGCCGCAGCCGCTTGCCACGGATGCGCCAGGTGGCGCGTTCCGCCGGGCACAGGTACAACGCCTTTTCTTCTCGCCGCTGAACGACTTCCTGATCGCGGAAACCCTTCCCAACAGGCAGGAGGGGCGGATCAACCGCAATATGCTTGACCGGGTCTGGAACTGGCTTGCCAGGGACGTCATTCCGAATGAGGTCAAGACGGTTCTCGATCAGGCAGGCGACGCCACCGTGAGAGGCGAGCGGGTCGATGCCCTGATACAGGCGCTCAGGAGCCGCGCAGTTGAAGCAATCGGTGAGGCGCTGAGCAAAAGCGAAATCTCTGAAAAGGATCGCCGCCTCATAGGGGTCGAACTTGGTGGTGAGCGGGGGATTGCCGAGCTTCGGGACATTGAAAAAATCTTTGCAGCCGAGCGTTGGCTTGTGCCGTTTTTGCAGAGTATTCCCGAAAACATCAATGAGCACCGGCTCAAACAGGACACCGATGTTCTCCGCCTGGTCGACAAGTGCACCAACCGTTTTCCTGACCACCTTCCGTTGATTGCGGCAGCGCTGGTCGACCGCGCTGATGCACCGTCGGCGCTTTGCACGTTTGCTGGACGTCTGGCAGGTGACCAGGATCCCAAGGTCATCGCCGGATCGCAATTCGCGCCGTTGGTGGATGTGGTGATGAGCGAAGCAGAACGGCTTCAGATCCTCGCCCTTGAACACAGAAACAACAATCCGGATCCGGTAGCATTCTCGCAGGCGCTTTCCGAATATCACAAGCTCGTCCGGGGTGTTGAACGTGACATGGATCTGTCTCTGGCTGGGCGCTGGCACCAAAGGCTGTCGGAGACCAAGAAGAACATCTCGGGTGAGGTCACGCGTGAACTCAAGAATGCACACGGCGCCATTCGTCGTGCGCTGCAGGTTCCAAAGTTTGACGCGGAAGGAAAGCTCAAGCCGAATCAGGATGCCATCGATGAAGCCGTCAGAACGCTTCGCGTCGTGACAATGGCCCGTAGCGCATCCGAAACGTTCGCCGTGAACGAAATCGGTAAACAGACACGCCAGACCGTTGAACAGACGCTTGAGATCGTCACGAGGTCCTTGATTACGGATCTTGGCAAGACGAGCGGCCGGCAGGTGGAAGCCCAGGCGGCGGCAGTCGATGTTGCAATCATGTTGTCCGACATTTATTTCGGAGCAGACTATGCCTCCCAGCTTCGGCGGAGCCGGCAGGCCGCATTTGCGAAGGCTACCGGCACACAACCGGATCAGGGAGCGTCGCCAGAACGCAAACTTGTCTCGAGCGTCTTCGGCCGAGGTTAGGCCTGTGTGCGGCAAATCCCGCGTTGCCAGGGGTTGACTGCCTTGCAGATGCAACCAACGCGAAAGTGAGTGCCGCGACCGCCGGTCACAGCCTATTCGTCTTGCATTTGCCTGTATTGATCTGTCTATTGTGCGCCCATGATATTCTGGATTTTACTCGCACTTATGACGGGGGTCGCTGCCCTCTCGGTTCTTGTCCCGCTGGCAAGGGCCGGGAGATCAATGGCAGGCGCGACCGGCAGTGCCGACGAAGCTGTTTACAAGGAACAGCTAGCAGCGATCGATATCGAATTGGAACGCGGCCTGATCGACCCGGACGCAGCCGAGGCAGCCAGAACCGAAATTGCGCGCAGGCTTCTTGCTGCACACGACAAGAGCGAAAGCCAGGCGCGGATGCAAACGTCCGGCTTGCGGCTCAAATCTGCGCAGGCGTTGGCGCTTGCTGCTTTACCTCTCATCGCCTTGGCGACCTATTTTGCGCTCGGCTCTCCGGACGAGCCGGATCAGCCGCTCATCGCGCGGCTGAGTGCGCCTGCGGAAGGGCAGTCGGTGGATGTTCTGGTGGCGCGCGTGGAACGTCATCTTGCTGAAAACCCCGAAGACGGTCAGGGTTGGGAGGTCATCGCCCCGGTCTATCTGTCGCGCGGCCAACCTGAGGCGTCGGCCAGGGCCTATGCGAACGCCATTCGTATCCTCGGACCGCGGCCGGACTGGCTGACCGACATGGGCGAAGCTTTGACGATGGCCAATCAGGGTCTAGTCACTGCGGATGCAAGACAGGCTTTCGAAAGGGCGGTGTCCATGGAGCCGTCGGCGGTGAAGCCGCGTTTTTTCCTGGCAATAGCGCTCGGTCAGGAAGGCAACACGCAAGCTGCGGTTCAAGCTTGGGAGACGCTGCTGGAAGGGGCTGATGAAACAGCTCCCTGGGTGGCGGCGGCGCGTCAGCAACTAGCTGGATTGCAGCCAGACGGCCAGAGTGAGGAAACGCCGCGCGGACCTTCGCAACAGGACATTGAAGCCGCTCAGGACTTGTCTGCCGAAGACAGACAGGAAATGATCAGGGGAATGGTATCAGGCCTTGCCGAACGGCTTGCAGAGGATGGCGGGAGCGCCGGAGAATGGAGCCGGCTCATACAGGCTTATGTCGTCTTGGGCGAGCAACAGAAGGCGGAAGATGCGCTCGCGGCCGCGAAAGCCGCCCATGCGGAAAGTCCTTCGGATTTGTCCCTGATCAAGGACACGGCAAGTGCACTTGGACTAAGCGGGTCCTGATAAGACAAAATTGCCTGGCGGGCGGCGGTTCGCGCAGGCGCTAACCGGACGAAGCAAATGACACGCAAGCAAAGAAGGTTGACGCTCATCGGATCTGCAGGTGCTGTGCTCGCCGTTGCACTCGGTCTGATCCTGTTTGCCCTGAATGACCAGATCGTGTTTTTCCAGAGCCCGACAGACATCACGCAAAAGACCATTCCGGCCGGACAACGCATTCGCCTCGGCGGGCTGGTCGAGGAAGGTTCCGTGGTGAGAGCGGATAATGCTCAGGTGAGCTTCAGGGTAACTGACACGGCGAATGCGGTTGCGGTGACCTACAAGGGGATCTTGCCGGATCTGTTCCGGGAGGGACAGGGTGTTGTCACCGAAGGTGTCATAAATTCTGAGGGAACATTTGTTGCCGACAGCGTTCTCGCGAAGCACGATGAGAACTATATGCCCAAGGAAGTAGCCGAAGCCCTCAAGGATCAGGGCCATTGGCAAGGTGGTGAGGGGGAAGCCAACTAGCGGCTTTCAGGGAGAGACAGGACGCGGACATGATCGTTGAGTTGGGACACTATGCGCTGGTGCTGGCCTTT from the Roseibium sp. HPY-6 genome contains:
- a CDS encoding DUF3540 domain-containing protein; this translates as MTDKKNPQTQTSVRQQYTPQSDAAGLETGEVVALATAQEAMVTLPGGERIHAVQATSCLLAPVIGDTVLVYRGPEQAFLLSVLARKASVVAEVSVPDAKDIALKANGKLALSAPDINVSARRMHVIADTVTQTGKQLINNFSRAFETCVDKILNARTVTTTAQSRSSAIKETETLKAGILVQNIDGVATQNSDISMITAEEDVRLDAKRVSVG
- a CDS encoding tetratricopeptide repeat protein; the protein is MLLVDDRLKAARDHAAAGRHDNAVLLFESVLDVAPGNVEALSGLVEARLAGGDLEAAQALLLKGASLSGQDPGLLTLAAKVGLLSGDETEAERLVDHALALDPFHIQAVLLKSERLASQGRVFEVEDLLNKVRARTQDPQILAGIANLYFKHGLFGPALLLAQEAHDLSPLDAPANALVGRILTALGDHAKATPFLETAHLQDPSNLEHLIGLADNSAATGLLSEARRIANRAIALYPTAMPAWLCQISIRAKLGEAADALKEFAPVAKAAENRVDAILTLGAAYRLAGQPAKTMQLLEPLLNGGEPLEPAVRARLVNLLHDAYLSAGELEKVPPILSETVGTCLGISVAESIDHETLRDRLDKTAMVIDPGLNTLEFMVMARFIGKTARGFDTPVVGPSGLAQLAGLLGYRNYLANDTSEEHGAKTAFSHAVPVSRLLGVPAVIRGGLHSEPYLPALEQDLHKWRRALEEFPRPWIGISWNETPTGLALDPLLKALPTTPGTLVSTIWDQGRSQLQGHSGIIDAGKHFQNLDDLAALLQVLDVVVGPDGLVLHAAGAAGTPGLALVEHIAPWYWHAEDGKSIWYPSIDVIRAPRTEHWSLVMPMVAQQIKSGMTPHL
- a CDS encoding phytanoyl-CoA dioxygenase family protein produces the protein MDQHVIPDGFFDAQSCRLDDFKRLVSQRLSDGSVPYADRVETNIPIYDVAAIEHMLAAEEGRRRLMAEWARVLKDGSGVLVLSGAYSDTTPLDKAAAVFQQIIMEEKNAAGGGADHFAAAGANDRVWNSLQKLCLREPDVFAACFSNLAVDAVCEAWLGPNYQMTSQVNLVRPGGAAQRAHRDYHLGFQTAETCAGYPAHVHDLSPVMTLQGAIAHTDMPVESGPTKLLPFSQLYRPGYMAYRQAEFSDFFETACVQLPLRKGDALFFNPALFHAAGENRSSGIQRLANLLQVSSAFCRAMETLDRKAMCNALYPVLLKKRQAGTWSSALIEAAVSACAEGYSFPTNLDTDPPIGGLAPETQKQLFLRSLEERCSKEDFAKALEAQERRRSA
- a CDS encoding DUF1194 domain-containing protein translates to MTKWACCTSGLILALTALFPQPAAACSLSLVLAMDGSSSVDHLEHDLQLNGLADALSDPEVVAAIEAVGGIWVMSFEWSGQRQHFLQFAWQYLEDAESAEKAANALRKARRGFIGFPTAIGYALSYASIQMSRAPENCTRKVIDVAGDGINNDGYPPSSAYKAFDFEGVTVNGLVIAGEDASPIQYYRQHVISGPGAFIEIAEDYDDYARAMKRKLIREIIGNGYASAE
- a CDS encoding response regulator transcription factor, whose translation is MRILVVEDDSDLNRQLVSALEEAGYVVDSASDGEDGHFLGDTEPYDAVVLDLGLPTLDGLSVLENWRRDGRTMPVLILTARDRWSDKVAGIDAGADDYVAKPFHMEEVLARVRALVRRAAGHASNELTCGSVRLDLRAGRVTVDGNPIKLTSHEYRLLSYLLHHQGKVISRTELTEHLYDQDFDRDSNTVEVFVGRLRKKIGSDMIETIRGLGYRLGEASDD
- a CDS encoding ATP-binding protein, which encodes MTTEPDAPAGGKSSGKPQRSLATRLVFVAALWSTIALALAGVFLVSLYQSASERAFDAQLEIHIKALISEMIETGPNADADAAFQAVRAPAYRGDPRFSLPLSGWYWTVRRASSPSILYASESLVGDPLNAPPIADQESSAGFIAGPTEDEVRVLQQRISIGEEPYVIAVGAATAGFWADIAEFSRMVTLTLCIVGVGLILAIFLQVRFGLKPLTRLRASLSAVRLGEAERIDEALPGEIAPLAVELNALIVSNKEIVERARTHVGNLAHGLKTPLSVISNEARASEGQLAEKVAEQSEIMSTQIQHHLERARMAAQRRVIGVSCETEPILARLIRAMGKIYQDKGIRVDFDQTGELRFRGESQDLEEMSGNLIDNACKWASSRVAVAVVRKSDQATNREMLALTVEDDGPGLSPEQRAEAVKRGRRLDETVPGTGLGLSIVADLAALYGGTLQLESSALGGLKATLVLPALTAE
- a CDS encoding RT0821/Lpp0805 family surface protein, whose protein sequence is MRLRNATCVALATLLAGCSLTSGNTSSTGVGSFFGDPSANVAGSEANTAISVLVNNEFGDALDPTDRRAAEDAQTRALRARGVGVSVGWQNDRTGRSGQVRPGPIYTVNETKCREFTHEMVLRGQTLQARGTACESGRGEWLVIG
- the ccmI gene encoding c-type cytochrome biogenesis protein CcmI, which produces MIFWILLALMTGVAALSVLVPLARAGRSMAGATGSADEAVYKEQLAAIDIELERGLIDPDAAEAARTEIARRLLAAHDKSESQARMQTSGLRLKSAQALALAALPLIALATYFALGSPDEPDQPLIARLSAPAEGQSVDVLVARVERHLAENPEDGQGWEVIAPVYLSRGQPEASARAYANAIRILGPRPDWLTDMGEALTMANQGLVTADARQAFERAVSMEPSAVKPRFFLAIALGQEGNTQAAVQAWETLLEGADETAPWVAAARQQLAGLQPDGQSEETPRGPSQQDIEAAQDLSAEDRQEMIRGMVSGLAERLAEDGGSAGEWSRLIQAYVVLGEQQKAEDALAAAKAAHAESPSDLSLIKDTASALGLSGS
- the ccmE gene encoding cytochrome c maturation protein CcmE, whose protein sequence is MTRKQRRLTLIGSAGAVLAVALGLILFALNDQIVFFQSPTDITQKTIPAGQRIRLGGLVEEGSVVRADNAQVSFRVTDTANAVAVTYKGILPDLFREGQGVVTEGVINSEGTFVADSVLAKHDENYMPKEVAEALKDQGHWQGGEGEAN